A region from the Campylobacter blaseri genome encodes:
- a CDS encoding Rha family transcriptional regulator encodes MSSFVINNQQVSFEVVGNQTYTTSLAIASVFEKEHKHIIAKIKELPQDEFRELNFRLTERIAKFGAVVRSEPYYNLTRDGFSLLVMGFTGEKAYRWKIEFIKAFNMMESMLRKERPHLDNLINSLAEVNKKLEGYKNEANEFKTKYYKSLELTNSLLLEKVESKRLKTFEDLKVKGKGVKFSKDELNKAINLYKQGLNYAQIARKLNRSSWTIARHLRYSGLVKSYDLFGGEL; translated from the coding sequence ATGAGTAGCTTTGTGATAAACAATCAGCAGGTAAGTTTTGAAGTGGTGGGAAACCAAACCTACACCACTTCATTAGCAATCGCTAGTGTGTTTGAGAAAGAACACAAACATATTATAGCAAAAATTAAAGAGCTTCCGCAAGATGAATTCCGTGAGCTTAATTTTCGGCTTACGGAGCGAATAGCTAAATTTGGGGCAGTTGTAAGAAGTGAGCCATACTACAACCTTACCCGTGATGGCTTTTCACTTTTAGTTATGGGATTTACAGGTGAAAAGGCTTACAGGTGGAAGATTGAGTTTATCAAAGCTTTTAATATGATGGAGAGTATGCTAAGAAAAGAGCGACCGCATCTTGATAATTTAATTAACAGCTTAGCGGAGGTAAACAAAAAGCTTGAGGGTTATAAAAACGAAGCAAATGAGTTTAAGACAAAATACTATAAAAGCTTAGAGCTTACAAACTCACTTTTACTTGAAAAGGTTGAGAGTAAGAGATTAAAAACATTTGAGGATTTAAAGGTAAAAGGAAAAGGTGTTAAATTTAGCAAAGATGAGCTAAACAAAGCCATTAACCTTTATAAACAGGGTTTAAACTATGCACAAATAGCAAGGAAGCTTAACAGAAGTTCTTGGACTATAGCAAGGCATTTAAGATATAGTGGTTTAGTT
- a CDS encoding phage tail tape measure protein, translating to MQETAVGISIGIALKGLSGISTCTKAFGKLNSSIKKAGASVSHLKKDLSKMRLNIKTINKLDDEMKEFKSKMLEKIALIGSIALPVKIAIDYEASFADVKKYVDFANKEEETMVNSALKKISKNYGVSFADIADIAVSGGRLNLAAKDIEEYTTLTSKAAVAFEMSGKEAGDALSLLTNNLKMNLKELAIYADKINYLDNKMAMVNAKDLFNIIGRTAGSSKILGISEDKLASIASGFLSLGKAPEVASTAINSLLNRLANIDGQDNKFHKAVENMGLDANYLKIALGKDANKGLDRKESKTMSASEILELITTIICLITAIIQAKGKG from the coding sequence ATGCAAGAAACTGCAGTTGGTATTAGTATAGGTATAGCACTAAAGGGATTAAGTGGAATTAGTACTTGCACAAAAGCCTTTGGAAAACTAAACTCATCAATTAAGAAAGCTGGAGCAAGTGTTTCACATCTAAAAAAAGATTTGTCTAAAATGAGATTAAATATAAAAACGATAAATAAATTAGATGATGAAATGAAAGAGTTTAAATCAAAAATGCTAGAAAAGATTGCGTTAATTGGCTCTATTGCTTTACCTGTAAAAATTGCAATTGATTATGAGGCTTCATTTGCTGATGTTAAGAAGTATGTAGACTTTGCCAATAAAGAAGAAGAGACTATGGTAAATAGTGCTTTAAAAAAGATTAGTAAAAACTATGGTGTTTCCTTTGCTGATATTGCCGATATTGCTGTAAGTGGTGGAAGACTAAATTTAGCAGCAAAAGATATAGAAGAGTATACAACCTTAACATCAAAAGCTGCAGTTGCGTTTGAGATGAGTGGTAAAGAAGCAGGAGACGCTCTATCTTTACTTACAAACAATTTAAAGATGAATTTAAAAGAGTTAGCCATTTATGCTGATAAGATAAACTATTTAGATAATAAAATGGCTATGGTAAATGCAAAGGATCTATTTAACATAATAGGAAGAACTGCAGGCTCTTCAAAAATTCTTGGAATTAGTGAGGATAAACTAGCTTCCATTGCATCAGGATTTTTATCACTTGGAAAAGCACCTGAGGTTGCATCAACTGCTATAAATAGCTTACTAAACCGCCTTGCAAATATAGATGGACAAGATAATAAATTCCATAAAGCAGTTGAGAATATGGGACTTGATGCAAATTATCTTAAAATAGCACTCGGGAAAGATGCAAACAAAGGGCTTGATAGAAAGGAGAGTAAAACAATGTCAGCTAGTGAGATACTCGAGTTAATCACTACGATAATTTGCTTAATAACTGCAATTATTCAAGCAAAAGGCAAGGGGTAA
- a CDS encoding phage tail assembly protein: MKSIKIELSDRNVEMFEPTVRVLKNANLKDGEVAQAVAMIAATTNMTENEIEDMGLKDYMALQKGLNSFLEEAGVTA, translated from the coding sequence ATGAAAAGTATAAAAATAGAATTAAGCGATAGAAATGTTGAGATGTTTGAACCAACTGTTAGAGTTTTAAAAAATGCAAATTTAAAAGATGGCGAGGTTGCACAAGCAGTAGCTATGATAGCAGCTACAACTAATATGACAGAGAATGAAATAGAAGATATGGGGCTAAAAGATTATATGGCTTTGCAAAAAGGTCTTAATTCTTTTTTAGAAGAGGCGGGGGTTACAGCTTAG
- a CDS encoding transposase, producing the protein MQVKYYVGVDVSKNTLDICFLSSNKKDKSFYKIPNNQENINSFFNSFKKDEIIVCFESTNNYHIELSKFLTKNKIVYSELSSFKTSLFLKHLSHIKTDITDSYGIAYYCANFTNDIIASKYNSQYKLIKSYHSTYNLFVKMQTQIKNFEKSQISVNDEILKDLIKELKLNLTKLLNKIELITYEILKKEIPQTEKIVNNNKGLGKNIAITLFPVLYYSKDKNYKQIISYLGLSPRIYESGISVKKNQHINKIGNSNIRKALFLSALSCIRFNPIFKNKIFYT; encoded by the coding sequence ATGCAAGTAAAATATTATGTCGGTGTTGATGTGTCAAAGAATACATTAGATATATGTTTTTTATCTTCAAACAAAAAAGATAAATCATTTTATAAAATTCCAAATAACCAAGAAAATATAAACTCTTTTTTTAACTCTTTTAAAAAAGATGAAATTATTGTTTGTTTTGAATCAACAAATAATTATCATATAGAATTATCTAAATTTTTAACTAAAAATAAAATCGTTTATTCAGAGTTAAGCAGTTTTAAAACTTCATTATTTTTAAAGCATTTATCACATATTAAAACAGATATAACAGATAGCTACGGAATAGCTTATTATTGTGCTAATTTTACTAATGACATAATCGCAAGTAAGTACAATTCACAATATAAACTTATTAAAAGTTATCATAGCACTTATAATTTGTTTGTAAAAATGCAAACTCAAATAAAGAATTTTGAAAAATCACAAATAAGCGTAAATGATGAAATATTAAAAGATTTAATAAAAGAGTTAAAACTAAATTTAACTAAATTATTAAACAAAATAGAGCTTATAACTTATGAAATATTAAAGAAAGAAATTCCACAAACAGAAAAAATTGTAAATAATAATAAAGGTTTAGGCAAAAATATTGCTATAACTCTTTTTCCTGTTCTTTATTATAGCAAGGATAAAAATTACAAACAGATAATATCGTATTTAGGACTTAGTCCAAGAATTTATGAAAGCGGAATTTCTGTTAAAAAAAATCAACATATTAATAAAATAGGTAATTCAAATATAAGGAAAGCTCTTTTCTTATCTGCCTTATCTTGTATAAGATTTAATCCAATTTTCAAAAACAAAATATTTTATACTTAA
- a CDS encoding LysE family translocator: protein MLNISAFIFYIFVMSFAPGPNAVMAMANANKYGFKKSLEFILGVFTGVLLIMLLSSYFNFFFFKFIPKIQIFMQIFGAIFMIYLAYSIIKPKDDKNDETTTEFEKPNSKLYFIGLILQFINPQTILFGITVFSNFITPYYKTNLALITFSFSISLISSLAISSWALFGTVFNRFLSKYQKPFNAVMSLLLVYCAIMVLNVI, encoded by the coding sequence ATGTTGAATATAAGTGCTTTTATATTTTACATATTTGTTATGTCGTTTGCACCAGGTCCTAATGCGGTTATGGCTATGGCAAATGCTAATAAATATGGTTTTAAAAAGTCTTTGGAATTCATATTGGGCGTTTTTACGGGTGTTTTATTGATTATGCTTTTATCTAGTTATTTTAATTTTTTCTTTTTTAAATTTATTCCTAAAATTCAAATTTTTATGCAAATATTTGGTGCTATATTTATGATATATTTGGCATATAGTATAATAAAGCCAAAAGATGATAAAAATGACGAAACTACAACAGAATTTGAAAAACCAAATTCAAAATTATATTTTATAGGTCTTATTTTACAATTTATAAATCCACAAACAATACTATTTGGAATAACGGTTTTTTCAAATTTTATTACTCCTTATTATAAGACAAATCTTGCACTAATTACATTTTCTTTTTCAATTAGCCTTATAAGCAGTTTAGCTATTAGCAGTTGGGCGCTGTTTGGGACTGTGTTTAATAGGTTTTTGTCAAAATATCAAAAGCCATTTAATGCAGTGATGAGTCTGCTTTTAGTATATTGTGCTATTATGGTATTAAATGTAATATAA
- a CDS encoding potassium channel family protein, which translates to MNTIAIIGLGKFGFYVAKRLSKLDAKVIAIDNNEKIVQEISQYTDYSYVLDSTNKEALENAGIYNLDTVIVSIGESIEANILTVMALKELGNKNIIAKAISTTHGKILTKIGATKVIHPEKIAGKMLVKIIVEDINFDSIDLSNSMRILKFVAPKSLISKSFNDIEKANFDVKLIAYKHDGEWNKDINYEHIIQEGDILAYLGNADIVEEFYENISLTG; encoded by the coding sequence ATGAACACAATAGCAATTATAGGATTAGGCAAATTTGGCTTTTATGTAGCTAAAAGACTATCAAAACTTGACGCTAAGGTTATTGCAATCGATAATAATGAAAAAATAGTTCAAGAGATAAGCCAATACACTGATTATAGTTATGTTCTTGATAGCACAAACAAAGAGGCTCTTGAAAATGCAGGAATTTACAATCTTGATACTGTTATTGTCAGTATTGGTGAGTCTATAGAAGCTAATATTTTAACAGTTATGGCACTAAAAGAGCTGGGAAATAAAAACATAATTGCAAAGGCTATTAGCACCACACATGGCAAAATTTTAACTAAGATTGGAGCTACAAAAGTTATACATCCTGAAAAAATTGCTGGTAAAATGTTAGTAAAAATCATAGTGGAAGATATCAATTTTGATAGTATTGATTTAAGTAATAGTATGAGAATTTTAAAATTTGTCGCACCTAAATCTCTTATATCTAAAAGTTTTAATGATATAGAAAAAGCTAATTTTGATGTGAAATTAATAGCATATAAACACGATGGAGAATGGAATAAAGATATAAACTATGAACATATAATACAAGAAGGTGACATATTAGCCTATCTAGGAAATGCTGATATTGTTGAAGAATTTTATGAAAATATCTCTTTGACAGGATAA
- a CDS encoding TrkH family potassium uptake protein, producing the protein MQHKYIKRIFYGYIFIIFFGACLLLLPVSHIGHLSFIDAVFTSTSASCVTGLIVVSTSEVFTPIGEGIILLLIQIGGIGYMTLVIIFFTIVKNSLNLDEKLIMKHSLDLPNLYVSEIAKKIFFISLIIETIGSLILTIVFSEKYSLISSLWLGVFHSISAFNNAGFSLFTDSLVGYQNNTILIFTICVLIILGGIGYPVLIEIYEKRKVARNFTLHTKIMIFGTIILILFGMILFLSIEWNNPKTFGSLPLYDKILNSFFLSVNFRTSGFNSIDIGGLKDSSLFFSTIFMMIGGGQGSTAGGIKITTVAVLIITAFFIFKDNDQEPSIFKRSIEQNIINKALAIIIFSSVFTIFCTLIVVETQKLPFIKILFEVVSAFGTVGLSVGNGDILSFSEQFNVFGKSVIIMLMLAGRLGIFAFATMMIGKGKNKQFKYPKGKIII; encoded by the coding sequence GTGCAACATAAATATATTAAGAGAATTTTTTATGGTTATATATTCATTATTTTTTTTGGTGCATGTTTATTACTACTTCCTGTATCTCATATTGGTCATTTAAGTTTTATAGATGCTGTTTTTACTTCTACTTCTGCAAGTTGTGTTACTGGACTTATAGTAGTTAGCACTTCTGAAGTTTTTACACCAATAGGAGAAGGCATTATATTATTATTGATACAAATAGGCGGAATTGGATATATGACTTTAGTTATAATTTTCTTTACAATAGTTAAAAATTCTTTAAATCTTGATGAAAAACTTATTATGAAACACTCTTTGGATTTGCCTAATTTATATGTTTCAGAGATTGCAAAAAAAATATTTTTTATATCGCTTATTATTGAAACTATCGGTTCTTTAATACTTACTATTGTGTTTAGTGAAAAATATAGTTTAATTAGTTCTTTATGGCTTGGAGTGTTTCATTCAATTAGTGCATTTAATAATGCAGGATTTTCACTTTTTACAGATAGCTTGGTTGGGTATCAAAACAATACAATATTAATTTTTACCATATGTGTTTTAATCATTTTAGGAGGTATTGGCTACCCTGTCTTGATTGAAATTTATGAAAAAAGAAAAGTTGCTAGAAATTTTACTTTACATACAAAAATAATGATTTTTGGAACAATAATTTTGATTTTATTTGGAATGATTTTATTTTTATCTATAGAGTGGAATAATCCAAAAACATTTGGCAGTCTTCCACTTTATGACAAGATATTAAACTCATTTTTCTTATCAGTAAATTTTAGGACAAGTGGCTTTAATAGCATAGATATAGGTGGCTTGAAAGATTCTTCTTTATTTTTTTCAACTATATTTATGATGATAGGTGGTGGACAAGGAAGTACAGCAGGTGGAATTAAAATAACAACTGTTGCCGTTTTGATAATAACTGCTTTTTTTATCTTTAAAGACAATGATCAAGAACCAAGTATTTTTAAAAGATCTATTGAACAAAATATTATAAATAAAGCTCTAGCAATCATAATATTTTCATCAGTTTTTACAATTTTTTGCACTTTGATTGTAGTTGAAACTCAAAAACTACCATTTATTAAAATTCTTTTTGAAGTAGTATCAGCCTTTGGAACAGTTGGACTTTCAGTCGGCAATGGTGATATTTTGAGTTTTTCAGAACAATTTAATGTATTTGGAAAAAGTGTTATTATTATGCTAATGCTAGCTGGTAGATTAGGAATATTTGCATTTGCAACTATGATGATAGGAAAAGGAAAAAATAAACAATTTAAATATCCAAAAGGAAAAATAATAATATGA
- the efp gene encoding elongation factor P, protein MAYSMSDLKKGLKIELDGIPYKIIEYQHVKPGKGAAFVRVKIKSYINGRVLEKTFHAGDKCEEPHLEEKQMQYLYDDGDFCQFMDTQTYEQLAISDELVADSKKWLLDGMMVDILFHNGKAIGLEVPPTVELKIVETAPNFRGDTQGSNKKPATLETGAVVTIPFHILEGETIKVDTLTGEYLERVK, encoded by the coding sequence ATGGCTTATTCTATGAGCGATTTAAAAAAAGGTTTAAAAATTGAACTTGATGGTATCCCATACAAAATTATAGAATACCAACATGTAAAACCTGGTAAAGGTGCAGCTTTTGTTAGAGTTAAGATAAAATCATACATAAATGGAAGAGTTTTGGAAAAAACTTTTCACGCAGGAGATAAGTGCGAAGAGCCACATTTGGAAGAAAAACAGATGCAATATCTTTATGATGATGGTGATTTTTGCCAATTTATGGATACCCAAACTTATGAACAACTTGCTATAAGTGATGAACTAGTTGCTGATAGCAAAAAATGGTTACTTGATGGAATGATGGTTGATATATTATTTCACAACGGTAAAGCAATCGGACTTGAAGTTCCACCTACTGTTGAGTTAAAGATTGTAGAAACAGCACCTAATTTTAGAGGTGATACACAAGGTAGTAATAAAAAACCAGCAACACTTGAAACAGGAGCAGTTGTAACAATTCCTTTTCATATTTTAGAGGGCGAAACTATTAAAGTTGATACTTTGACTGGTGAATATTTAGAAAGAGTAAAATAA
- a CDS encoding SelT/SelW/SelH family (seleno)protein → MKVKITYCNSUNYKPEAFRVKEEILKAYPDAVVETATGLNGIFTVDVDDKTIFSKRAMEEPRFPFENEIVDIIKKIS, encoded by the coding sequence ATGAAGGTTAAAATTACATATTGCAATAGTTGAAACTATAAACCAGAAGCTTTCCGTGTGAAAGAAGAAATTTTAAAAGCATATCCTGATGCAGTAGTTGAAACTGCAACTGGTCTTAATGGAATTTTTACAGTTGATGTTGATGATAAAACTATATTTTCAAAAAGAGCAATGGAAGAACCAAGATTTCCATTCGAAAATGAAATAGTAGATATTATTAAAAAAATAAGTTAG
- a CDS encoding DJ-1 family glyoxalase III, with product MKKVAVMFADGFEEIEAMSVVDILRRAGLETLSVGLFKKIVTGAHNVEMKTDSILDDLNVDEFDMIVLPGGLPGAEHLAKSEKLAQILKEFDRKNLKIAAICAAPWALSEAGVLKEKYTCYPGFEKQVNHKGYIADKNVVIDKNIITSKGPATAMEFALALVKELLGESRYKEVKEGLLFS from the coding sequence ATGAAAAAAGTAGCTGTTATGTTTGCTGATGGTTTTGAAGAAATTGAGGCTATGAGTGTAGTTGATATATTAAGAAGAGCAGGGCTAGAAACACTTAGTGTTGGGCTTTTTAAAAAAATTGTTACAGGTGCTCATAATGTAGAAATGAAAACAGATTCAATTTTAGATGATTTAAATGTAGATGAGTTTGATATGATAGTTTTGCCAGGTGGGCTACCAGGAGCAGAACATTTGGCAAAGAGTGAAAAGTTAGCTCAAATTTTAAAAGAATTTGACAGAAAAAACTTAAAAATTGCAGCAATTTGTGCGGCTCCTTGGGCGCTGAGTGAGGCAGGAGTTTTAAAAGAAAAATACACTTGTTATCCAGGTTTTGAAAAACAGGTAAATCATAAGGGATATATTGCGGACAAAAATGTCGTAATTGATAAAAACATTATAACATCCAAAGGACCTGCAACTGCTATGGAATTTGCCCTTGCTTTAGTAAAAGAATTGCTTGGAGAAAGCAGATATAAAGAGGTTAAGGAAGGGCTTTTGTTCAGCTAA
- a CDS encoding WG repeat-containing protein translates to MKQILKTILIVSILFRFSFSNEFIKFQGNKIWKFINQKGEVVIKTNFDDVRNFKNGLAAFKVNNKWGYMNEKGDIAIEPKFDGAWDFGEYNLAIVKVNKKWGYIDEKGEFVIKPKYYEAWDFADVGLARVQIGGIYQYINKKGEIITTVNFNDGRDFNKYGLAAVKLYNKWGFINEKGEFVIKFKFNNAFNFAKNGLAAVELNGKWGYINKDGEFVIKPKFEHAYDFGENGLAGIKINGKFGFINKAGKIVIAANFDSFYGFIENNLTSVKIDNEWGYIDKKGEFVIEPKFDSAYSFSKNGLARVRTFGKWGYLNEKNEIAIEPKFDFASEFTKNSLATVLIDNKCGFINKNGDFAIEPKFDNCYDFYNGLAKVLLNKKWGYIDEKGEFVIKPKFDGVFNFGDDNLAIVTIKNKVGFINKKGEFVIEPKFNEAFPFAKNGLAAVEIDNKWGFIDKQGKFVIEPKFDATFGFFQNGKLALVKINKKWGYINTKGEFVIKPRFNLASNFTKNGLAAVEIDNKWGYINEKDDTVIEPKFDGALDFAEDGLAIVKSNDKFGYISKNGEIIIKIQFDNAENFTNNGLAKVKLYGKWGYINEKGEFAIEPKFDEAYSFRSNGLAKVKLYGKWGYINEKGEFVNKTPK, encoded by the coding sequence ATGAAACAAATTTTAAAAACTATTTTAATTGTAAGTATTTTATTCAGGTTTAGTTTTTCAAATGAATTTATAAAATTTCAAGGTAATAAAATATGGAAATTTATAAACCAGAAAGGCGAAGTTGTAATAAAAACAAATTTTGATGATGTTAGAAATTTTAAAAATGGATTAGCTGCATTTAAAGTAAACAATAAATGGGGCTATATGAATGAAAAAGGTGATATTGCAATTGAGCCAAAATTTGATGGTGCTTGGGATTTTGGAGAGTATAATCTAGCAATAGTTAAAGTAAATAAAAAATGGGGATATATAGATGAAAAAGGGGAATTTGTAATTAAACCAAAGTATTATGAAGCTTGGGATTTTGCAGATGTTGGACTAGCTAGAGTTCAAATAGGTGGAATATACCAATATATAAACAAAAAAGGTGAAATTATAACTACTGTTAATTTTAATGATGGTCGTGATTTTAATAAATACGGGCTAGCTGCAGTTAAGCTATATAATAAATGGGGTTTTATAAATGAAAAAGGGGAATTTGTCATAAAATTTAAGTTTAATAACGCCTTTAATTTCGCTAAAAATGGATTGGCAGCAGTTGAATTAAATGGGAAATGGGGATATATAAATAAAGATGGAGAATTTGTAATTAAGCCAAAATTTGAACATGCTTATGATTTTGGTGAAAATGGTTTAGCTGGCATTAAAATAAATGGTAAATTTGGTTTTATAAATAAAGCTGGAAAAATCGTAATAGCAGCAAATTTTGATAGCTTTTATGGTTTTATTGAAAACAATTTAACTAGTGTTAAAATAGATAATGAATGGGGATATATAGACAAAAAAGGGGAATTTGTAATTGAGCCAAAATTTGATAGTGCTTATAGTTTTAGTAAAAATGGATTGGCTAGAGTTAGAACATTTGGGAAATGGGGATATTTAAATGAAAAAAATGAGATTGCAATTGAGCCAAAATTTGATTTCGCTAGCGAATTTACCAAAAACAGCTTGGCTACAGTCTTAATAGATAACAAATGCGGTTTTATAAATAAAAATGGTGATTTTGCAATTGAGCCAAAATTTGATAATTGTTATGACTTTTACAATGGACTGGCTAAGGTTCTTTTAAATAAAAAATGGGGATATATAGACGAAAAGGGGGAATTTGTAATTAAGCCAAAATTTGATGGTGTTTTTAATTTTGGAGATGATAATCTTGCAATAGTTACAATAAAAAATAAAGTAGGATTTATAAATAAAAAAGGCGAGTTTGTAATTGAACCAAAATTTAATGAAGCTTTTCCTTTTGCCAAAAATGGCTTAGCTGCAGTTGAGATAGATAACAAATGGGGTTTTATAGATAAACAAGGCAAGTTTGTAATTGAGCCAAAATTTGATGCAACCTTTGGATTTTTTCAAAACGGTAAATTAGCTTTAGTAAAAATTAATAAAAAATGGGGATATATAAATACAAAAGGCGAATTTGTAATTAAACCTAGATTTAATTTGGCTTCTAATTTTACAAAAAATGGCTTAGCTGCAGTTGAGATAGATAACAAATGGGGCTACATAAATGAAAAAGACGATACTGTAATTGAGCCAAAATTTGACGGAGCTTTGGATTTTGCAGAAGATGGATTGGCTATAGTAAAATCAAATGACAAATTTGGATATATCAGCAAAAATGGCGAAATCATTATAAAAATACAATTTGACAATGCTGAAAATTTTACAAACAATGGACTAGCTAAAGTTAAGTTATATGGCAAATGGGGCTACATAAATGAAAAAGGGGAATTTGCAATTGAGCCAAAATTTGATGAAGCTTATAGTTTTAGAAGCAATGGACTAGCTAAAGTTAAGTTATATGGAAAATGGGGCTACATAAATGAAAAAGGGGAATTTGTAAACAAAACACCAAAATAA